Proteins from a single region of Apium graveolens cultivar Ventura chromosome 7, ASM990537v1, whole genome shotgun sequence:
- the LOC141675242 gene encoding heat stress transcription factor A-1a-like, translating to MEIVSTEQNKSLDVCVASGSRHNRRLSSSTGRRLRVPPFLNKVYEFVDDPDTDAIISWSSGGTRFTVWDHHVFSRQILPRYFRHDVFSSFVYQLNNYGFKKTSWDFWEYENQWFQQGKENLLLNIKRKNDTNSLAIKRSRAAKGSLDAETLIIENLVKKQEIMEKQIHSLIKQQKIVISMLGAFVPKYAQQMVQNGAENNAMVATQSRANEDVLVFGRERENTAQQNLISFGDSGNLVKNQECNIDAGNCVPSSSSCLWSLMAVDDNHEQAELAFQHSSMEFEDLMTPTEQWGYLGEFMSEMEFQETKAEIETKPALLQGEEKKLV from the exons ATGGAAATCGTAAGTACTGAGCAGAATAAGTCACTTGATGTTTGTGTTGCTAGTGGCAGCCGCCACAACAGAAGGTTGTCCTCGTCCACGGGAAGAAGATTAAGAGTACCGCCCTTCTTAAACAAGGTTTATGAGTTTGTGGATGATCCGGATACCGATGCCATAATCTCTTGGTCTTCTGGTGGAACTAGGTTTACAGTCTGGGATCATCATGTGTTTTCGAGACAGATCCTTCCCAGATATTTCAGGCATGATGTTTTCTCAAGTTTCGTTTACCAACTCAACAACTAT GGTTTCAAAAAGACAAGCTGGGATTTTTGGGAATATGAAAACCAATGGTTTCAACAAGGGAAAGAGAATTTGCTTCTGAACATCAAGAGGAAAAACGACACCAATTCTCTGGCCATTAAGAGAAGCAGGGCAGCAAAGGGTTCGCTTGACGCGGAAACTCTGATTATTGAGAATCTTGTAAAGAAACAAGAAATTATGGAGAAGCAGATACACAGCTTGATTAAGCAGCAAAAGATCGTAATTTCAATGCTTGGTGCATTTGTTCCAAAATACGCTCAACAGATGGTGCAGAATGGTGCAGAAAATAACGCAATGGTTGCAACTCAAAGCAGGGCAAATGAGGACGTCTTGGTATTTGGTAGAGAACGTGAAAATACTGCTCAACAAAACCTGATCTCTTTTGGTGATTCGGGTAATCTTGTCAAAAACCAGGAATGTAATATAGATGCAGGGAATTGTGTCCCGTCTTCGAGTTCCTGCTTGTGGAGCCTAATGGCTGTTGATGACAATCATGAACAAGCGGAGCTAGCATTTCAACATTCCAGCATGGAGTTTGAAGATCTGATGACGCCGACTGAGCAATGGGGATACTTGGGAGAGTTTATGTCCGAAATGGAGTTTCAAGAAACAAAAGCTGAAA